The DNA segment TTAAAGATACCTTTTAAGACATCTTTGATTAGAGCATATTTGTTCTTAATACATGCACGTGGTATACATAGTCAGAAACCTTGTCCTCCGGCGCACATTGTATAAATTGGAAGATGACTCGATTCTCTTTACCTCCTCCgtttttccatttttctttttttttattgactgctttttaaaaattaaagttaataCTACAATTATGTTCTGATTAATTGTACTACAATTATTTCTTTTTTAGAACAATTTAGCTAAAAGTCACTTTATGAGCTGAcaagtttataagaaaaaaagaaaagaagataaagCATAAGAAGCTTTAGTGGTCATTGAGTTAATTGACCTCTCTCATGCACCAGCGTCTAACAAAGAGTAGCCTTTCTATACACTTTACTATCACTAAACCAACCCAAATGAAACTTCCGTTTATGAATCTCGAACTTAATCCTCCTATAAGAATCATATCCAGCGACCGATAAATGGAAcctcaaattaaaaaaaaaacatgaaccaTCTCCCACCGGTTAGCTCTCGTTTCTCAAACTTTAGCAGCCTGCGGTTTCAGCGTCTGGACGTTTTCTTCTTCATGGACTAATCTTTTCCTCTTGAAGCCATAGCCGTGATAACGATACATAATGCTCAAAAGACACTGCCTCAAACTCGCCGTATCAAACGCCTCAATGAAATTCAAATCCCTTTGCCTCCACTTCACGCCAGCGTTCTTCTGGTACTCCTCGAGCACCGATGATAGACACCAGCTCTGGACTTTTCTCAAGCATCCTACCAAACAGCCTGTCCTATGCTGCATTCATCATAATTGAGTTCACCAAATCCATTAGTCTCCTGTAAAATAACTAATCTCCACCAAAAAAAATATCCTTTTATAATtgatgtatattattatttacctTTCCGGCTTTGCAATGTATGAGAATCGGATGGTTTCTTACATCTACAAGAAAAAACAAGACAGTTTACTTTAAGACATCATGAAACAGACagtgttgagtgttggaatccTTACCAACTAAGACTCTGAGAGCATCTAAAACTGTATCTTTTGGCATAGGAGTTGGAGGATCCTGCAATTCATAAACGatccatttataaaaaaaacaaaatcaacagTGAGCAGCTAATCAATCCTCCAAGGGAATAAAACGCACCGTTTTGCCTTCGATACCAAATTGGAAAAGCTTAATGTTGTTGGCCTCAAGAAACTTGAGATTCTCCTCCGGGTACGGTTCAGGGCAAAGATAACTGCTCTCACAAAAAAGGaatgatttttaattaatccaaTTGTGAAATTAAAACCAATTTAAACAGAATAATCGAATAAAACAATTAGCTTACATGATGGAACGAAGACTAAGAGTTGTGAGGAAACCGAAATTCTCCGGTTTAGGAAACCCAGACCGGTAAATCCCGTCTTCGACCATCGAGAAATTAGACGGCGCAGCTAAAACACCACCGTCGACGACGTGATCATCCGCCGCTTCCATTATCAAACACATCGAGAGAATTCAAACTCCTTCCTTCGAATTTAGCAAAACCCAGAAAGCTTAAGGAAAGAATTGatttgaggaagaagaaagggTTTGGTTTTTATAGGACAGGACAGGAAGGGGGATCAAGTGGGGTTTCTGTTCTGTTtcgattaattaataaaaataaaggaaACAGCTTTGAAAAGCGGACTCTGATTTTGTTACGATCCCTTCTTCCTATTGGTTGTTAAAACCACCTTCAAGGGGCTTTAGGGTGGACCCTACTGGTATCTCTAAGATGTTGACACGTGTCGTTCTTTGGCTTTTAGTTAGATCCTCATCACAGCTGACTATTCTTCTGAATCTCAATTTGAGTCAATTCTTaaccattttattttaacaaaaagtAAATTAAATGTGGGATGAACATTATTAGTGGTGAATCACGATAAATTTATATGAAGTATATAGTTCAGTGGtctaattttgaattttattttatagaccGAAAGTATTGACTCGTGAGAATTGTAATTGACAAGAAGATAAAAATTTGACCCAACATAAAAATAATCACAAATAGGATACTAAGTATTTATGTTATGTTAGATTGCTTCCACATTTTTAATTTAGTATATCTAAATTGAGGATCTaattctttccttttttttcttgtagatAACCTAATATTTATTATGATCATGGTTAGATTGATGATTCTTAAGATTGCCATGAACTCGGTTGTTAAGAAGAATCTGATGATGAAAGATCTTGACATTTGTTTAAAACATAGATTATCCGATTTATACATGTTGTTTGTTTACTTATTAAATCGAACACATCTTCATCATATATAAAGAGATGATTTTAAACTTTTCAGtaaaaacttcaaaatgtaTATTACATTATCAGTTGAGCTATCCAAAAAGAAATTTCAAAAGGAATTTAGACTTTTTTGTGACTTtacctaataaaaaaaatcttctacTATTGCTTACTCTTTCCTTTATAATGTCCAAAGATGCTTCTTCACCAAATGATGTACTAGATTTGTCATCTTCTATTGCTAGCTCATGAAGTGGAGAACCAAGATTTGAATCATGCTGGCTCAAAGTTATAGACATGCTCTCGATCCTGAAGGATAAGATAGAAACTGATGTGTGAATGCAGTCTCTTGTGATGACATCTAAAGGAAGCTAAGTGCAACCATCACATCACTTATCATAAAGACGAGATGATGCATTCTTTTGCATACACATTGAACCTATTGCCAGTTGCCACTGCTTAGTTTAACCCTTAGGTACCACAGAAGTACTGTACGATTGCTTTTTTAACACGTTAGGTTTGTAAAGATgtcatttttcatatatatggATAATTGATGTAGTATGTCTTCAAGTTTTTAT comes from the Brassica rapa cultivar Chiifu-401-42 chromosome A01, CAAS_Brap_v3.01, whole genome shotgun sequence genome and includes:
- the LOC103843604 gene encoding tyrosine-protein phosphatase DSP3; protein product: MCLIMEAADDHVVDGGVLAAPSNFSMVEDGIYRSGFPKPENFGFLTTLSLRSIIYLCPEPYPEENLKFLEANNIKLFQFGIEGKTDPPTPMPKDTVLDALRVLVDVRNHPILIHCKAGKHRTGCLVGCLRKVQSWCLSSVLEEYQKNAGVKWRQRDLNFIEAFDTASLRQCLLSIMYRYHGYGFKRKRLVHEEENVQTLKPQAAKV